The region GACTCATCCCTCGTCAGTACAGCCAAACCCGGACGGGTACCGGCCAGCGGCGCTACAGCGAACAGCATGTCGGCTGGTTGCAACTCATGGTTCGACTGCGTTGCACCGGCATGTCGATCAAACAGATGCGCGAGTACGCCGCGCTCGTCATCCAGGGACACGCCACGCTGAGGCGCCGGCAAGAACTCCTGGATGCCCACCGAGAGCGCGTGCGCCGGACCATCGCCGAGTGGACCGAGTCGCTCGAACTCCTCGACAGCAAGATCGACTTCGATGACCAGTGGCAGCGAACGGGCAAACGACCGTCACGCGACTTCGCGACGACGCCTGCCGCCAAGAGGAGACAGTCCTGATGAACAGCACGGAAAACAAACGCATGATGCAGGCGGCCTTCGTTGAGCTAGCCAAGGGCAACGGCCAACCCTTCGTCGAGACCCTGTCCGACGACATCGTCTGGACCATTGCCGGCCACTCTCCGTGGTCGCGCAGTTGGCGCGGCAAGCACGAAGTGATGAATGGATTGATTCGGCCCCTGTTCGCTCGCTTCGCGGAGACCTACACCAACGAGGCACTGCAGTTCATCGCCGAAGACGACCGCGTCGTCATCGAATGCCGCGGGAAGGTGCAGACGAAGAGCGGCCACCGCTACGACAACCACTACTGCTACGTGTGCCGGTTCGAGAACGGCAAGCTCTCCGAACTCACCGAGTACATGGACACGGAACTGGCGATGCAAGCGCTTGGCGCGCCTTGAGCCTCCGCGGTGCTCGCGTCCGCGATGGAGCCCCAACTTCAGTGCTCGGGGCAGCCTTCATTCGTCGCGAAACACGGGCTGACTCGACTCCTGGCGGCGCTCGAGTTCGTCATAGTCGACCTTGGCGCGACCGAACTCTGGATCTGGGTGGATGAGCCCCTCCATCAAGAGCGACTCCGGCGAGACCTTCGACGTCCCCGAAGGCTGCGTCCGCTCATAGATTGAACTTTCGGCAACGACACGCGAATGCACGGCCAGTTGCGGATTGTCGTAGACGCGGCAGGAAAGCTGGCGCGCGAAGATGAGGCCGCCATTGCCCTCGGCGCGCAGAAATTCAACCTCGATGTCGCCGAGCACGACCAGATTCCCGAGGCATCGAATCCCAGCTGCCTTGAGGTCTCCCGCCACGACGACCGTGCTCCCGTCGTTCACGCGAAGCCAACCCTCGACGGTCAGTGCGCCGCCGACAATCAAGAGCGGCGCCGCATCCAGTGGTTCATCGACAACAGCATTTCCCGACCAGAGGACCACTTCATAGGTCTCACACGCTTCCGCCGTCCGAGGCTCCGTCGAACCGTCGCGCAGCGCGAGCGCGATCCACTGAGGCCCACCCGGGGGACAGTCCTCTTCCAGGGCGGCGGCCAGGTCTTCCACGCCGTCCATCGCCTCGGCCACTTCGCCAGGCCAGGAGTGCGACCAGAGATGGGCAAACGGCGCGACGACCTCCCACGGGAACCCATCCACCGGCGAACCTGCTCGCGCGAGCGCGTCGAGTTCGTTCAAGCGGCGAAGGAGTTCCTCAGGGTCGATGGACATGCACTCCTGGCTACACGCCTTGGGGTCTTTCCCGCAAGCCGCTGGCTCGCCCCCTCCAGCGCACGAGGACGCCCCGCTTCTGAACTCACCTCGAATCGGCTCCCTCGGTTGCGAGCCTCTTGAGGTGGGACAGGACTGGGTGATCGTGAAGGGTCTCGATCAACCGTGGGCGCAGGAGATTCCTCACGCCCTTGTCCAGGTGCTTGATGGCCAGGAGTTCCTTCGTCGGCCCCGCGAACTTCATCCGCTGCTCATCGCCCTCGACCGAGATGACGGCGATCAGCCCTCTCGACAGTCGGGGGGGCGTGAATCCCCGAGTGGAGCCCGTCAGGTTGATCAGCGCGGACCTGAGCGCCCGGAACACACCGTCCACGTGCACGCCGTGACGCCGAGTCTTCACCGTGTTGGCGAACGACTCCACACGTCCACCGGATTCACCCCACTGGAGCGCACACCGCACGCGCAACCCATCCCAGGTGACATCGAAGACAAGCGGCTCGGGGTGCACCGGATGGAGCCCCGCGGACAGCTCGCTCGCCCATTGACCGAGCCCACCGGGATAACACAGCGACTCATCCCGGCCCGAGGGACGATGGATGAACCGAACGCGAGTCCCAGGAACGAGGACCGCCAGCTCATGGCATCGCCGGAACAATCGCTCCGCATCAAAGACAGTTGCCACGAGAATGGAAGCATCCGGAGTGAACGCCACGCGCAGGCCTCGCGGGTGCTCCACGGGCGCAGGAGTCCGCGCCTCCAGGATGACACCCGGCGGCGGCGCTTCCCCGTTCACGCTCCCGAGCCGCCATTGCGCCTCCTCCGTCCACAGGTCTACCAGGAACCTGGAAGAGAGCGCACAGACGATGGGCAACGCATGATTCCAGAAGCCCGCGGCGGACGATGGGGAGTGGCTGCCGGACGCGATGCGCGCGGACAGCCCGGCCGGCGACACACCTGCTTCGGTACAGAAGAAGGAGACGGACGAGCCATCCTCCCCCACCTCCAACACGACATCGCGATGCGCACCTCCGCGCGCCTCGTCGAAGAGCGCGTTCATCAGGAAGTACACGAGGTGATGCAGCCCGTATTCGCTGACGTCCCCCACGTACATCCCGGGACGATGGCGCACGGATTCGAGGAACGTGAGATTCGGCTTCAGGTTCATGAATGCCACTCCTCCAGTCCGCGTGACGGGCCCGCACCTCGCGAGCCCCCTGCCCTTCATCCACCTTGGGGAGAACTCGGAGCCGGGGCCACCGCAGCCCCACACTTCTCTTCGTAGGTGCGAAGCGTCTTCTGGAAGCGCTCGCGCTCTGGAAGCGGCCAGTCCACAGGCAGAGACTCGATGGCATGACGCTGCTCAATCAGCCCCTCACTGCAATTACCCAGTCCGAGCAGCGCCGCAGCGACGGTCTCATCCACATACGGATTGAATGCCATGCGAGCCTGGGCACGTCGCGCCAACGGCAGCGCTTCCGCGTAGCGGCCCTCTGACACATAGGACCAGGCCAACTCGTTCGCGGACCACCAATACTCAGGATAAAGCTCATTCATGTGTCGGACGACGTACAGATACTCGGGCACACTGGGATACTCCTTGGCGAGCGCCTCCGCCAGGTCCGACCACGCCACAGGACTTTGAGGGAACCGGACCGCCCGAGCCCGCCTCCACAGGAGCTCTTGCGCTGCCTGCAGCTTCCCATCGGTGGGATCCATGATGAAGCGAACCACGTGAGGCATTGAAATGGGATGCCCCGCCAACAACGACGGGGAATACTTCGACTCCGCGATGCCTCGGAGAATGACCTCGGTGGAGTCCAGGGGGCCCTTCTCCAGCACCTCGCACGGCCTCAATCGACCATCGACGCCCAGCTCACACTCGACGATGACCTGGGCCAGGGTGTCCGGCCGCCGCGAGTAGGCGCCGCGCTCCACTTGGATGGAGTCGACAGGCTTCGGCTTCTTGAAGTTGGCATGCAGGTAGTCACAGGCAGCCTTGAGGCGCGCGGAACAAGCTGCACGCAGGTCCATCCAAGCGATACGCACCTCCGCTTCACTCGGGGTTCCCTCCAGCGTGCGCCTCGCATCGGAGAACAGAGACGGAGCGCGGCCTGGCGCAGCTTCTGCTACCGGTGCGGCCCCAATATAGGCTCCCAGGCAACTGGTCCCCTCTTCCATATACTCATCCATGACGCTGGACAGGTGGCCATGGGTCGCCGGCAAGGTCGGCAACCTCGAATGCCCACACCCGACCAACCCACCCAAGAGCATCCCCACAGCGACCCATCGCCCCAACTTCATGTTTCTGTCCTCCGGTCCCGCCCTCATGGATGAAGCCCCATGCCCCTCTCTCATTGCTTCGGTGCAGCCGTTCCTGGCTGAGGAGATGCGGCGGGTGCACCACACTTTTCCTGGTAGCTCCGGAGAGTCGTCAGGAAGCGCTTGCGCTCTGGAAGCGGCCACTCGGAAGGCAATGCTCGCACTGCCCGCCGCTGCTCGTTCAGCGCCGCATCACACTGCCCCATTCCAGCCAGGGCCGCCGCCAGGGTCTCTCTGACATACGGGTTGCGGATTGCTCGGGGCATGGCGTGCCGAGCGAGCTGCAACGCAGCCTCGAAGCGCCCGTCCTGAATCAACTGCCAGGCTAGCTCATTGGACGCCCACCAATAGTCGGGCACCAAGTGATTCAGCTGGCGCAACGCATCCAGGTACTCAGGGGCTTCGGGATACTGTCCCGAAAGAAGTTCGGCCAAGTCAGCCCATGCCGCGAAGCTTCCGGGGAATCTGGCCGTGCGCTCCCGGAGCCACTGAAGCGTTTGAGCTGGCGTGAGGGGCTCGGAGCCAGGCATGAGCGTAAACTTAGTCACCAAGGACGTCTCGAACGGGTGCCCTGAGATCGTCGCGGGTAACGTTCGTACCTGCCCGGTAAAATCAAGTACTGCAGCCAAGGCAACTGTGCCGCCGTGCTCGATAACACTGCATTTCTTGAGGTGACCATCAAGGCCCACGCGACACACCACGACAGCCCAATACAGCATCCCCGCCTGAGCTGAGTCCAATTTGGGCGCCCACTTCTTCGCTCCATCGATAGAGCGTGGCCGCTGGAAATTGTCAGCAATGTATTCACATGCCGCATCGAGCTGAGCAAAGCATGCAGCCCGCAAGTCAGCCCAAGCCCCTTGAACCTGGTCGTCCGAGGGGCTTCCCTCCAGTGTACGTTTCGCCTCGATGAAGAGCGATTCGGCCTGTGCTGGCTCTACTTCGACGGGAGGATCACCTATCGCACTGCTGTGCGCGTCTTCGCGCCAGTGAACCGAATACTTCTCCATGGCCATGGACAACTGACCATGGGTCGCCGGCAGGCTCGGCAATCGCGAATGCCCACACCCGACCGCCCCACACACCAGTAGCAATCCAATCGCAGCACGTCCCATCGTCATGCGGCCGCTCCTACTTCGCCAGGACCAATGAACTCCAGAGACCCCGAGCACCACGCTCGCGCCCGCGCGCTATGCCTGCGACTCCATCGAGAGGAGCACCACCGGGTCCCCATCGTGGTTCACGGCACAGGCGTACTTCGCGAGCGCCAACGTCTCGTGAACTCTTTCGAGGGGCGAACCGAAGAACACGTCTGACTTCTGTTCGGGGTCGACGCGTCCCTTCGCGGCCAGAACGTAGCTCGCGAAGCTCCTCGCCATGCTCGGCGGCTCACGTAGCAGCACCACCGCGAACGCGTCTCTGCGCATGGCCCCACAGACCGCCGCAAAGCCCGATGCGTCCAACTCCGCACCGCGCAGCAGCTCTGTCTGGCGGAAGAGTCGCTCCTTCCGGACGAAGTCGAAGATCGCGATCGCCACGACCTGCTGTGCTGCCATGGCCTCGGACACCCACGTCCCGACCACGTTCCAACCGGACCTCCGGGATTCGGGGCCCACGGCCCACTCCTCGAAAGCGACCTCTCTCAGCGACATGGTTTCCCCCTCGGCGGCCGGCGAGGATTCCATGCCCTGACGCATAGTGCCAACTGGGCAACATCCGCAGGACTTGGGGACGGGGACGGGCAGGAGTGCCCTCGCCGCTCCGCCGGCAGGGGGCGGCGCCCTAGCTTGCCGCCCAACAGCGCGCAACGGATTTTCCCGACAGCGGCTTCCCAGTCGCGCTAGACCTCCGCGCGCAAGGGAGATGCATGGAGGCGGCAGGTGAAGGATGATGAGCGCATGAAGGACACACAGGGCACCGAGCCGGGCCCGTCGGAGGGCAGTAAGCCTCACGGACCGCCTCTGGGGGAAGTGCTCGAGTTCATGCGGTTGCTGTGGGCCGTCGATCACGGCCTCCAATCCACCTCCAAGCGAATGGAGTCCAAGCTGGGCCTCACCGGCCCGCAGCGACTCGTCATCCGCCTGGTCGGTCGGTTCCCGGGCATCACCGCGGGCTCGCTCGCACACATTCTTCACGTTCACCCGAGCACCCTCACCGGCGTCCTCAAGCGCCTGGAGCGCCGGGGACTGCTGGAGCGCAAGTCGGATCCGCTCGACGGCCGCAAGGCGCTCTTCTCCCTCACCGAAGAGGGTCGCCAGCACGACATCCCCTCCGAGGGCACCGTGGAGGCCGCCGCGCAGCGCGTGCTCGCTCGCATGCCGCGCAGCCACATCGTGTTCACCCAGGAGGTCCTCACCACGCTCGCGCAGGAGCTGGGCGGCGTTCCTCCTCCCGAGGAGAGCACCCCGCCCGCCGGCAGCCCCCAGCTCGCCGAGCCCTGACGTCTCGCGTCCTCCCCTCGCACCGACCCGCGAGGGGGGAGCCTGCTTCGCGAAGGCCCCGTTGCCTCTCGGACCCTCTCCCCCGCGTCTCCTTCCGACGCCCGACAGAGGGCCCACCCCGAGATGGCCCTCGCTCGGTCCCCACCCCACCTCGACAGCGGGACTGATAGACAGTCTGGAAATAGGCCGCCCGGGTAGGGGTTGCCTCGCGACGGAGCGGACGAGACCGCGTGAACCTCGACACCCCGCAGAGCCCAGGCCCCGAGCTGCCGCCCCCACCGCCGCCACCGGCCGCGCCGCCCGTGGCTCGCGCCGCGCGGCGCACGGAGGGGGTCTCGGCCCTGCTGGCCTCCGTGCGCGCCCGTCAGCACCGCGCCCTCTGGGCCCAAGGCGGGCTGCTCGGTGGCCTCGCCGCGCTCGCGCTCATCGTCGCGGGCGGCCTCCTCGGACAGGTCGCGCCGGGGCTCGCGCAGGGCGTCCTCTGGCTCGCGCTCCCCGTGGGCGCGGCCATCGCCTGCGCCCTGGGCATCTTCCACGCCCGACGTCAGGTGGGCGACGACGCGCGCACCGCCCGCCTGGTGGGGCAGCGCCGCCCCGAGCTGTCCCTGGACGTGCTGGCCGCCGTGGAGCTGGCGCACGGGCGCGGCACGACGGGCTCGTCAGACCTCACGGATGCCTTCCTGCGCCAGATGGACCTGCGCGCGCGCACCGTGGACGCGCGCGCCATCGTGGACATGCGGCCCGTGCGCCGCACGGCGATGGCCTCGGCGGCGGGCGTGCTCGTGCTGGCCCTGGTGCTGGGCTTCTTCGGAAGCGCGTGGGTCGCGGGGCTCGCGCGCATCCGCGCGGCCGCGCTCCAGCCCGCCACCGCCGCGCGCGCCGAGCCCATCACCGGTGACATCGAGCTGACGTACCGCTACCCCGCCTATACCGGCCTGTCGCCGCGCACCGTTCCCGGCACCAACGGCGAGGTGAGCACGCCGGCCGGCACCGAGGTCGTGCTGAAGACGCGCTCGGACCGCCCCGTGGAGCGCGCCGAGATCGTGGTCAACGACCAGACGCTCCCGCTTCGCGTCACCGGTGAGCGCGAGCTGGAAGGGTCGTTCGTCGCCCAGCAGTCCGGCCACTACCACTTCGTCTTCTACCGGAAGGGCGCGCGGCCCGAGGCCGTGGGCCCCGACATCCCGCTCAACGTGGAAGCGGACAAGGCGCCGCAGGTAACCCTGCTCACGCCCGCGTCCGAGGTGGAGGTCGACCCCGGCCAGAAGGTGACGCTCAAGTTCGAGGCCACGGATGACTATGGCCTGTCCTCGCTCGCGCTCGTGTTCCGCACGCCCGGCGCCGCGCAGGACACGCGCATCCCGCTGCCGCGCGAGGACGGGCGCCGCAGCCGAGGCACGTACGCGTGGGACCTGGGAACGCTGAAGGTCAACCCGGGCGACCGCGTCACCTACTACGTCGAGGCGCAGGACAACGACGCGGTGGAGGGCCCCAAGAAGGGCGTCAGCCGCACGCAGGCCCTGCGCATCTACAGCGCCGCCGAGCACCTGCGCGCCGCGCTGGAGAAGACCGAGGCCTTGTGGGGACGCCTGGTGGACCACCTCGCGGATCGCCTGGAGGGCCCGGACCGCGCGAAGCAGAAGGACGTGCAGGCCGTGGCCGCTGGGCAGGCGGTGGACACCCGGGGACAGCAGCTCGCCAACGACATGCGCATGCTCTCGCGAGACCTGTCCCGCGAGAAGGACGCGCCCAAGGAGCTGCTCACCGCGCTGTCCAACATCTCCGCCGAGCTGCAGCGCCACGTGGCCGGCACCATGGACTTCCGCCGCCTCTACCTGCGCACACAGCGCGCGCGCGGCGAGGACTGGGGCACCGGCGCCCGCCTCACCGGCATGGTGAACGAGGAGATCGACGCGCTGGAGCGCGACATCCTCTACCTGGAGTCCCTGCTGGACCGTCAGAAGATGGAGGCGTTGCAGGAGCTGGCCAAGCAGATGGCCAGCGAGCGGCGCGAGCTGTCGCGGCTCATCGAGCAGTTCAAGAGCAACCCGGACGAGGCCGCGCGCCAGCAGGTGATGCAGCAGATCCAA is a window of Myxococcaceae bacterium JPH2 DNA encoding:
- a CDS encoding DNA gyrase subunit B, whose protein sequence is MNLKPNLTFLESVRHRPGMYVGDVSEYGLHHLVYFLMNALFDEARGGAHRDVVLEVGEDGSSVSFFCTEAGVSPAGLSARIASGSHSPSSAAGFWNHALPIVCALSSRFLVDLWTEEAQWRLGSVNGEAPPPGVILEARTPAPVEHPRGLRVAFTPDASILVATVFDAERLFRRCHELAVLVPGTRVRFIHRPSGRDESLCYPGGLGQWASELSAGLHPVHPEPLVFDVTWDGLRVRCALQWGESGGRVESFANTVKTRRHGVHVDGVFRALRSALINLTGSTRGFTPPRLSRGLIAVISVEGDEQRMKFAGPTKELLAIKHLDKGVRNLLRPRLIETLHDHPVLSHLKRLATEGADSR
- a CDS encoding MerR family DNA-binding protein, with product MVRLRCTGMSIKQMREYAALVIQGHATLRRRQELLDAHRERVRRTIAEWTESLELLDSKIDFDDQWQRTGKRPSRDFATTPAAKRRQS
- a CDS encoding MarR family transcriptional regulator, whose protein sequence is MKDTQGTEPGPSEGSKPHGPPLGEVLEFMRLLWAVDHGLQSTSKRMESKLGLTGPQRLVIRLVGRFPGITAGSLAHILHVHPSTLTGVLKRLERRGLLERKSDPLDGRKALFSLTEEGRQHDIPSEGTVEAAAQRVLARMPRSHIVFTQEVLTTLAQELGGVPPPEESTPPAGSPQLAEP
- a CDS encoding DUF4175 family protein, with the protein product MNLDTPQSPGPELPPPPPPPAAPPVARAARRTEGVSALLASVRARQHRALWAQGGLLGGLAALALIVAGGLLGQVAPGLAQGVLWLALPVGAAIACALGIFHARRQVGDDARTARLVGQRRPELSLDVLAAVELAHGRGTTGSSDLTDAFLRQMDLRARTVDARAIVDMRPVRRTAMASAAGVLVLALVLGFFGSAWVAGLARIRAAALQPATAARAEPITGDIELTYRYPAYTGLSPRTVPGTNGEVSTPAGTEVVLKTRSDRPVERAEIVVNDQTLPLRVTGERELEGSFVAQQSGHYHFVFYRKGARPEAVGPDIPLNVEADKAPQVTLLTPASEVEVDPGQKVTLKFEATDDYGLSSLALVFRTPGAAQDTRIPLPREDGRRSRGTYAWDLGTLKVNPGDRVTYYVEAQDNDAVEGPKKGVSRTQALRIYSAAEHLRAALEKTEALWGRLVDHLADRLEGPDRAKQKDVQAVAAGQAVDTRGQQLANDMRMLSRDLSREKDAPKELLTALSNISAELQRHVAGTMDFRRLYLRTQRARGEDWGTGARLTGMVNEEIDALERDILYLESLLDRQKMEALQELAKQMASERRELSRLIEQFKSNPDEAARQQVMQQIQQLKGRIQELMQRMAELRKGIRDEHLNSEALSEMMKDEDMQGALDDVERLMREGKADEALAKLQELGMKMDEMLNNLDDAQNDFGAEQYPELAEKFSKFMEDLKGTAEEQQKVAEQTKALRDQARSQNRDRLSEKGQAMKDELLHKVQQAQESYQKLPPERLNGRAARPLEEAQSELRNVENALKVNDFDLAAESAARAEDAARQLSAMGEQQRQLDEMFGNPPEVRQQSSQLAERLDKDARNVEEVSRKLQSLFPSPGSQLSQQERQQLQQLSQRQQQLEQRAQGLRQQMEDMEQTAPLFGEEAGKQMEDVGRRMGEASERMAGKDPGRGYGEQQAAMEGLKRFQQQMQQSQQGKKGGRGLPLPMGMGRRQEGNGRDPKEKVELPDEDSFQAPKEFRKDLLDAMKQGAPEKYREQVKRYYEELVK
- a CDS encoding nuclear transport factor 2 family protein, whose translation is MNSTENKRMMQAAFVELAKGNGQPFVETLSDDIVWTIAGHSPWSRSWRGKHEVMNGLIRPLFARFAETYTNEALQFIAEDDRVVIECRGKVQTKSGHRYDNHYCYVCRFENGKLSELTEYMDTELAMQALGAP